The region tatttatataaattctctaattcatttcgtgagggatacttctcagcatatcgcgactatctggataatacgaattcactgcttagaataccaagaacctattcagtgagtagttaccgtacaatcaattctttctaccctgcaatgtcacgattaaatacaaggcatggaacttgtgccaagcctatcttatttaatcacttgctttcccattcactatgcttagttctatttaatgtaaataagaaactcctttctaatttcattcgctctggccagagattcctgaactagcataagtggatcagcattgaacattctcttccttcactggaaggggtagatcctttattgatcatacactatcttcgtgtacaaattcctatacccttataattgtcccttgagactaagaactaaaccaaagcatagttcagtgtacacaagatgactatgataacctcaagtctaaggatacttgtacaactatcactatgtgaacaactgctgacacgtgagtgaactccatcaattgttcagctgtgtgagtcatgtccagtgaacttattctataataagcacctacatactagctatagtgtcaccacacaaatgtctatgataacagacatccttcataatgaagcaagcatattatgtaccgatctttgcggattattaattactagttagtaatcctacgaccaggaactatttaaatttagagttatcatcttttaggtctcattattatgatctcatcacaatccataaaaagttttactctaaactgtggtatatcttatttaaacaattaaatagatagagcccgcaataaaaacaaaacaagtcttttattaatatcaatgaaatcaaaacatattacataaaagttattcctaaatactcatacatgattggacttaggacatatctctttcaatatTAGCCTGGTAATATCTACTTAGCTTTTTATGAACCGAAAGACTTGCTGGGTTTTAGAATTCTGCTCCTATTTTGTAAAGCTATGTATAGCTCTTTTGTTAAATTATATGGGGCGTGTAACCAATGATCATCAAACTTTCTAGTACTAAACATCGATGACCAAACTAACTGGGCATAACTATAGCTAACCAGTTTAATGATTTTGAAGCAAGTGTTGGTTTTATATGTTTTCGTTTGTTATTTCATGTTGTCTGGTGCATCAAGGAAAATAAATGGCTTTTTCTTTAGGGGCAGTTCAAAACAGGATTTTTTTTTGGGATTTTGTTATGTAAATTCGACCGAAATTAGTTGAAAATAATAATCAACCAAAAACGGTTGAAATTTAAAATCTACTGAAAACAGTATAATTTAATTTTTCACTAAAAGTGGTCGAATTTGATAAACAAGCATATATAGTTGAATTTAGCATTTTTGGCGGGTTTTTTCAAATTTGAACGAAAATTTGAAAATTTGAGTTCAAAATTATTGGCGGGATTTTTAAACTTAAATTCGACTGAATGCAGTTGAatttaagcggttgtatttaCGCGGTTGTATTTAGCCAGACACAGTGAaccggctaaatacaaccgttttATTAAATATGACTCGAGCAATTTCAACCGGCTCAAAAatcggttgtatttagttaaatacaacTGAAAACGGTTGTAAttaactaaatacaaccgttTTTTGGACGGTTGTATTTAAACATTTTTTTGTAGTGAGGGTAATTCTGTAAATTTAGCGTGTACCAAAAAATAGGTACCATATCAAATTTTTCAATAGTTCgtattttatataataataaaagATAGATTAAATTGTATGTTTGAATGTATAAATAATTATAGTATATTAATCAAAACATGCCAAATTTAGTAGGTAGGTAGATGAATAGGCGCTATGCACTCTATCTCCACATTTAAGTCGTTATTAAGTTTTCAATCTCTAATTTATCTTTTTGTAGAAGGGGGCACTAAAgtcaatttttaaaattttaataatttggTTAACTGTTTTTGACATTTGATATATGACAAAAATTGTTGCGAAAAAAACGGTTGCATATAATTTTATAGCAATAAATTTATGCTTATATTTTATGTATGTTTTTAGTttcttagaattttttttaaaaatagacGAATATAacatcattttaaatattaatctatCAATCTCATTCATTTTTTTACATTTTCTTATTTGAATTTGAAGTATCTatcaattctttacatttcaaaatttatgaTGAAATCTAATAATATAAAGTTCAACTACCTAACTTTTTTCGTACTCATTTTATATGTTAACTTTTGTTTGGTCCATCACTTCATTTCATTTACTTTTTACCGCTAATTTACACATTTTTTCAAACCAAACTTAAAGATTTCGGGGTGggaaaaaaattatataataataatatacattTACTCCTTTGCCCGAGTTTTAAAAAGGGTGGAAAACTCTGGGGAGCAAGTCCTTAATTTATTTGGGTCCCATAATAAAAATGTCATCACTTGCATGACCAAGTTCAAGCATTTCGATACCTTCTTCATCTTTCAAAACAATTAACTAGTATAACAAACATACATATATATTGCATTTTAGGGTATATTAAACTTTAAGTTCTTTAGTTGAAGATGGACATGCACGGGGCAAATGGAGTAAGAAGTGATGATAGCTGCCCCGATTTAACAAGATCTGCTCATCTGTTGTTGGTTGATAAGAATCCTGCCTCACTCGAATATACATCATCTCTGCTTCAACAACAACTCTACAATGGTAATAGATTTGATAATTAGATGCATATGCAGGGTCCTTTCATATTTTTTGGAATATTTTGACTATTTACCAAACATTTCTCATTTTTATATATCCTGGTAATACTTTTACTTTACAGATTTTGAATTTACTTCAATTTCATCTATTTCAAGATATCATAAAGTTCACTTCTCCCTCTAATCATCAAAtccttttttttttgaaatccCATTTGTTTGgattttgtttttataaaatattggTTTTATAACATTTGGTTACTCctcaaaaatatattaattttagttgCACTTTGTTTAGAAATGATGTTTCTGAAAAAAAATATATGATGAAATTAATATTTAACaaattttaatcaattaaaattttgATACAGCTTTAACTTATCATTTTATCTAGAATTATCTGGATGTCTTTTCCAAAACTCATCAATAGTAGTATGTACTAtttgtttgtaaaaaaaaatattatgtgGAGGTGTATGATATAATTAAAGTTAAAACTAACTTTACATAATTCTTATCCtaaaatatgtgtatatatatacttggCTTTTGCTTCAAATTAATGTGTATGATATAATTTAGTTAAATTCTTAAAATAGTTTCCTTAcaaaaaaaattcttaaaaacGTTTGGATGACATAAAATCAAAAGAAAGTTCAGTAATAAATAAAACATTAATAATAAATGACCAAAGAATGTTGATACTACAAAACAAACAAAAACTAAAAGCAATGTCCCTTGAAATGCAGTATATACTGTATAATATAACGCCCTAATGAAAAGCCATAAAAAATATGTAAATAGTTACTAACATTTTTATGGTGATTTGGTACTATCAGTGACAACCGCTACCTCAGCAGCCATAGCACTGGAGTTTCTTGAGTCCCGTAAAGGCTTTTACGATATTGTGATGGCTGATTTTCACATGCAAGATATGGACATATTTGAGTTTATGCAGCGTGTTCGAGATCATTGCTTGACCAGAACGCCGATTATTTGTAAGTTGAACTATATTACTACAGGCACACAACACCCTTATATACTACAAATTTGATTGGGAATGACTAAATCGTGCAGTGATGGCCGAGGATAACCGAACGGACTTGGTAAAGGAGGCTCTTAAAAATGGAGCATCCTTGGTCTTCCAAAAACCACTTGCACCTCCTGACATTAAATACCTATGGCAGCGCCTATGGCCGCGAATTTTAAGTTTTCCCGGGAGACAGCGTGCTGCAACTACTTTCACAACTCCCAAAAAAAGGTTATGGACTAACTCTGATGACACAAATGGAAAAAGAAGAAAGTCCCCAAATGCACAACAAGGTATGATATGGGGTAATTCTGAAGAGCATGATGATAATGCATGAATTTTACTTCTATAGTACTATATATTTTGTTTATATATATCTTATCTTGCAAATATAGTATATCTGAATTGTTTGGCATTTAATTAGCAGAAGCTGGTTCAAGCAATTCTTCGAACTCGTGGAATAAGCATTGGTATTACCAATCCCCAAGCCATCAGGAGGTACTATAACTAAAACATTACCTACTTATTCATAGCCACATTAAATGTTTTGCAGTACTGATTAACGCTATCTTTTAAGCATGTGTTACATGTCACTTATCTTTTACCAGGTTTCAAATTACTCATTTTCATGTCTCCGCTTGATTAAATTTAGATTTTAAAAGTCTTTCGGTTTGGATATGTGCATATACTTCTCGGTTATCATTTCTGATATCCTGGTGGATGTATATAAAATCTGTTTCTTGGGTTTATAGTAAGTGATAATGAAGTAAATTTAATTAGAAGCTAGCTAGGGCAATTGTTTTTTGGAGAAACAATTTCAAGGTAATTTTATGGAAATTGTATTCACATATCTCTAATGTTCACTGGTATATATGTTCCCATATACATGCTCCCTGGATAGGAAGTTTGCACTACATGAAACCCTATGTATACTGTTATTACAAAGTGATCATGTGATCTAATCTTCTGTTTATCCTGCTACACTGCATTTCATCTTCACTCTAGAAACTTAATGATGGGACGAGGCACAACCCCAACTCTGTTTGCTATACCCTTACCGGTGTTGAACAAATCATAAATGGATTAAACGCAAACAATGCACTGGATGAAACATCTGAAAATGTTATCATGAGCACCGAAAGCGATCAAGTAGTTTGGGAAAATGGAGTTGAGAATGAGGGTCATCAAGTGAGTACCCTGCAGAAAGATGGTTATCGGACAGATGCTTTTCAGATTCCAAATCAAGAAGCATCAAATGATTTGAATAATGCGTTAAATGGGACACCTGAAAATGTTATTATGAACACAGGAGGCAATCAAGTAGCTGGGGAAAATGGAGTTCAAATATTCATGGAAGAGGGTCAAGTGAATACTGTCCAAGGACCTGCTAGTGCTACTAGTCCCAGTGATTCAATACTTGAAGGAGAACTAACTCTCGATGACATTTCTGAAATCTGGAGCTTCATCAATGGAGAAGATGTATAGGAATGGATGGGTCAGCTATGTCATACTACATTTTTACTTTGAGTAATAATAGGTTTGGATAATTTACTATTCCCAGTTTTAAACGATTTAGTCACAAAGGTATTTTGttttttggattatttttcaATTAAATTTTAGACTTTCAGTAATTTCAGATCTGATTAAATTGGTTTATGAATTATTATCGATTATCTGACATAAAATTTGTGATTATTACTTTGAATTTCACATTATTATATGTCAAATACTAAAGTGAGCAATTTCGGATATGATTAAATTGGTTTATAAATTGGCGTGCATGATACAATATGGGAGCTGCCTGCTTATTTTTGATTGTCATCTAATAAGAAAGAGTTAACTTAAAAACTCATTCTTATATTGATGAGGCCTTGCCCACCAATTCATATCAATTCATTAATGCTATCTGTGTATTCTCATGGCAACTATTATCAATGCCAGACTGAGCTTCAAAACTTTACAGTAATAAAATATAATACAGATACACCATTACTGCCATGGTTGTCTTATGTATGTTGAAGTTGTCAAAGGCAACACTTCCAAATTGTCACACATTTACTCTTAATTTAACTCTCTCAGATGAATAAAAAAAATGGATGCTGCAAGTTCTTGTACAAGTAAAAATACAAACGAAACAGAAGATAATAAGAAGGAAACTTGGTAATAAAGTTAACAACATTACACGAGGACTTGCGAAACATATAATCCACATACGGCTGGGGTGTTAGAATTTCAGGCAagattttaaattttgaaattttgaagattttgttttctggatttcaATGAGTGTTTAGCCCCGGGCCCGGCCAACATGTTGAACCGAAAATCAGCATTAGTAGTCTACTTAGACTTGTAACCTGCAATCTgcataatgaaattattcttaaattGACTTATAATATAAGTTGTCAGTTACAAGTTTGTCTCTCGTAATAGCTGAAAATCAATTTGTACATCTATAAACCTTGCCCTTTTGCGGCTCCAAGTGATTCTTTCATCCCATTCCGCATGCTAAAGGACATTGTTCAATTCAAAAAGAGAAAGGTACCCACAAATACATGTACAGATATCTGTTTACAAACAATACCTGTACACAATTCCATATGAAATGAAAATTTTACATAAGAAAAATGAGTAGAAATAATAGCACAAGATGGATGTACAACGAGATCTGAATAAACAGAACTCCACCATAAGGTCCATTGTCTAAACCATCTGTTCATTAAACACCTGTAAAATCCACAGGAAAAAAGAAAATAGCAGGACAATTGAAGTTAGCACACAATTTAATGGAATGAGAGTATTGCATTTAACATTAACGATCAACTAAAAATTGCAAACAAACTACAaaatggtgtgtgtgtgtgtggctaaAATCAGAAAATCTGGTCAACTTGTGGACCAGTCAGGTTTCAAATGCAAATTTAGAACTATGATGCTCAAGAAACTATTAAATGTAATTTCACAAATATCATCCCTACCCCAAGAAACTGAGACCACCCTTGCTTTTAGGCCATTGATGGGGCTTAACAAATTGTTAATCTATTTCAGAGGCAAGTATAAGGGTCAAGAGTTCGGCTGAGAATTAGTACGAAAATTGTAAAATATCCTTGTCACTAATATTTAATCGAAAAAAAGCGAGAAGAAGATTTATTTACTTCTACTTTGTCAAGTTGCCTATTCTCTACTGGAACCAATTAATTTGTGAGACATAAACCCAGTTCTTTCTGATttcttaaatatttttgttaGGACCTGTCCAGTCcttatatttgtatatatatatataaagaaatgAATTCTTTTATTGATAAACACACACACAACTAGGTGGTATTCGAGAGACCACCCACTCTCCACAAACACACATAAGTCATCTTATTTCTTCCTCTCTCAAACATATAAATGGCTTCCCTATTTATAACCCCAATCTCAACTCACAatccctaaattaaagctaaaatATTATTATTCCCACCAAATCCTCCCTTTGAAATCCATAACTGATGCACACACTAATTATTCAGATTCGTAACTGACttaatatttattctatttattaTATTTCCTAACATTACCCACCGCCCAAACTTGAACCTTGTCCTCAAGGTTCAAATGAGAAAATTGTCtcattctttctttttccttttctttctaaTCCAGAACCCCTGCCTCTCCGCCAATAATTTTCTAAATTCCTCCCAGTTACAAGAAGGCCGCTGATATTCCCCGCAATAGTCCAAGAACAAATGATCATTTCTCAAGTATACTACAGCCGACCATACCTTCTTAGTTGGTGTTGAGAGGTTTACTAATTCAAAATAGCTGTCAAAATAACTTTCAGCCTTCAACGACCCACCTTCAAGTTTTAAGCCTTCGAATATTTCAAGTCTTTGTGATAAAGAGTACATGGATGAGCTTGGAGGCGATGAGACATCAAACAAACAAGTCTCTTGTTCTTTGTTGTTGCCACTATTAGAATTTAATGGAGTCTGCCCTAAAACCTCCAATACTGGTAGTTGCTGATGAGACCTTTCATCTTCTTGAACTTTTCCAAAATCAATTTTTTGAAAATCTGATTTAAGCTCTCTATCATTCGCTTTTACTCCCTTCAGCTTCTCCTCAGTTTTGTGGACCGACTTCTTGGCCTGTTCCAAGCCTTGCGAATCCTCACGAGCAGACGGAAATGGTCCAGTAGTCTTGTGACTATAGTTGTCCATTTTTGCAAGTATGGCAACCATACCTTCTTTGAGGAAAGAAATGTCATTTTGAAACTTTTCAATATCCAACTTCAAAAATTTTGCTTGCATctttacaaaaaaaataattcCCTGGAAGTCGTCGATTCGATTTTCAACTTATTTTGCACTTGTCATTGCCCCAAGAACAGAGGTGCTCTGATACCACTGTTAGGACCTGTCCAGTCcttatatttgtatatatatatatataaagaaatgAATTCTTTTATTGATAAACACACACACAACTAGGTGGTATTCGAGAGACCACCCACTCTCCACAAACACACATAAGTCATCTTATTTCTTCCTCTCTCAAACATATAAATGGCTTCCCTATTTATAACCCCAATCTCAACTCACAatccctaaattaaagctaaaatATTATTATTCCCACCAAATCCTCCCTTTGAAATCCATAACTGATGCACACACTAATTATTCAGATTCGTAACTGACttaatatttattctatttattaTATTTCCTAACAATTTTCCTTCCAGAATACCCAGTGAAAATTCAGTATTTGTGACTTTTGGCAGTTTGCACCTTACAGTGGTCTCTTCAATGTGATTCCTCAGCTCTGGAAATACGGAAAACATGATGTTAATCTCTGGCTTGGAAATATGAAAAAATCTGGCGTCAACAATGTACAGTAATTTCTCCCATTCTCTACAACTTTCAGCAGTCCAGAAAACTTGTATGCTAATCTTGCCTTGGCCTCGTGGCTGCTGTTCCTTGCCTGTTAGGCTGCGGCTTAAGAAAACCTGGAGTCATCTTATCTAGGAGCGTATGCAATATCTTTATAGGACATTCAAAGTTTTGCTGCTTTTTTGGAAGCAAATTCTTTCGGTCTTCATGAAATACTTTACTTCTGAAAGTTAACACTCTAGTTGGCAGATGAAGCTTGAAACCTAAGCCATTACTG is a window of Apium graveolens cultivar Ventura chromosome 11, ASM990537v1, whole genome shotgun sequence DNA encoding:
- the LOC141695182 gene encoding uncharacterized protein LOC141695182 — translated: MADFHMQDMDIFEFMQRVRDHCLTRTPIILMAEDNRTDLVKEALKNGASLVFQKPLAPPDIKYLWQRLWPRILSFPGRQRAATTFTTPKKRLWTNSDDTNGKRRKSPNAQQEAGSSNSSNSWNKHWYYQSPSHQEKLNDGTRHNPNSVCYTLTGVEQIINGLNANNALDETSENVIMSTESDQVVWENGVENEGHQVSTLQKDGYRTDAFQIPNQEASNDLNNALNGTPENVIMNTGGNQVAGENGVQIFMEEGQVNTVQGPASATSPSDSILEGELTLDDISEIWSFINGEDV